Genomic segment of Arachis stenosperma cultivar V10309 chromosome 4, arast.V10309.gnm1.PFL2, whole genome shotgun sequence:
tacgcgtggttgacacttttcggaagatcggcgcgtacgcgccaggtgcgcccacgcgcaaggggttattctgctaaaaattttctaagttaaaagctgcagaatttcacagatttttaccccaatcttccaacggacataacttcctcattttaaatcatttttcaaccgttcttcgaacggcatggacatcccggatcaaatttcatttctaaacagatttggtacaaaacagagatccgtagtccaagttatgttccgccaaagtatgcccaaaaatcatatttttatacaaaaccacaatatgccattttcaaaacaaccattttcaactcttttcaaaatcaatcaaaacatgccaatttcatcccttttctttgaaatcaatcaaatgtatcaaattcaacatcaagcctcctcaactcacacgtCGACACATAACCACAATATACCAAATCACTaactcatcattttagcccacttcacccaagtggctcaaactcaaacatattgacatatcatatactactcctcatgccaattctcaacaacatcaattccaataaatcaccattgtacataatcaatatcatattcactgtcacgtggtttcacccccaaatcaaccttaatcatttctcaagcatatatcacaacatacatatctctcacgcattatcataccatcaaggcatcaataatcatactcacatatatgaccacataatatatctcaaccaaaatcaaacataccccatctatactatttcacccaaagtttaccaatttccacacttcaactcctcaaacctcattattcaataaccaacccaatcattcatatattcattatatgaaattcatccaatcacttgtgtcatcatacaatgcacacatcaacttacctttcttacctctttccggcctccggcccaaaatatacggcctccggcccaatttcacaatttaaatgcataaatcacAATTCAGTACTCATTACCcaaaacatcaaattttcaatacaccaagcatacaaggccacacacaattctcaacccaatcatcaatacacattacataccaactatgcatattagcatcaaccatttacacaatccaaacttaatcctaggggcatctagcctaggaattctcatcacaccacacggtacttaaatgaaacttaaaccgtacctcttgtagccaaatcaattgagcctcttctttggaagtctccaccaaccttagccctaagcctcaccaaagctcctcaagcaacaccaatctcccaattgtgcaccaaaaccatcatatgcactaacataaccaatatcacatacatacatcaacctagggctcataaaaatgataaatcacaagggtttgagcacttcttacctcagcccatatgaaatagggatagaacccacttagaatccatgttggagtatccctaaacacccaaaatcacaagatttcaacactaacttcccaaaaacgtgtaacagtggggaatttcgaaaactgggcagagatgaatggaatactcaccacaaaacttagatagaaatgtagaggatgagaagagcgacgcgtggccgcaaacggctcgtcaatcggagctccgtagctcaagttatggtggtttgaagatcaaagagagttaggttttccctcttctcttccctcttctcaatttcagcgccccaaccctcttttagggtaaaaatgagctgaaatgctcataactaatgtttatatatgttgggtcttgggcccacttaggcccagttcacttatttttgtccgttggtccaattttggaccaaaacctttaagattagcgctctaaatcgcacttcaaatatttctacctcccctaatcataattcctcatttcttaattctatttactcataatcaattttctcagctgcagtaccagacaggtctcagctgATACTGCCGGTCAAAAATTCCACTGTgcacttttacgcagaaaactatgtcttccgactcggaaaaattcactgaatccaaatatcatattgaaatcatcaaattccaattgccaaatcttccaaccatattcgctcctacttactcattatttaattaatttcggttagaccgggtattacagaTATCATTCCGGATGATGCTTGTCTTCTCAAGGGCAATCCTCTAAGTGTTGATTAGTCTGCTTTAATAGGAGAATCTCTTCTAATGACCAAGAACCTAACTGATGAAGTATTTTCTGGATCAATAGTCAAGAAGGGTGAGATAGAAGCAGTTGTGATTGCCACTGGCGTGCACACCATCTTTGGTAAAGCGGCTCACTTGGTGGATAGTGCTAACCAAGTTGGACACTTCTAGAAAGTGCTCACAGCAATTGTCAACTTCTGCATGTACTCAATTGCTCGTAACGTATAATGACTATTGAGGAAATGGCTGGGATGGATGTCCTCTACAGTGATAAAACTTTAACATTGACATTGAATAAGCTCATTGTTGATAGAAACTTGATTGAGCTATTTACTAAGGGTGTTGAGAAGGAGTATGTTATCCTTCTTACTGCAAGGGCCTCTAGGACCGAATATCAGTATGCTATAGATGCTGCAATTGTTGGGACGTTTGCTGATCCAAAGGAGGTAAATATAGCAAAACCACTCTCTTTAGGACAAGAAGGATACAGAtaaaatgttttaatttaacttataattttaatattttgactGACTAGGCTCATGCCAGAATCAGGGGGGTCcattttcttccattcaatcCTGTAGACAAGAGGACTACTCTAACTTACATTGATTTTCATGGAAATTGGCACCGTGTGAGCAAAGGCGCTCCGGAGCAGGTAAAAACCTGTTTCATTGGCACTTTCTTATGATGGTTATAAGGATGATAAATGcttaatttcttttctctttatttaCATCATAACCCTTTGCAACTGCAAAAAATGATGTTAGGAAGAAGGTTCATGCAGTGATTAATAAGTTTGCCAAGCATGGACTTCGGTCTTTAGGTGTTGCAAGATACATAttgtaatttaatttctaaCTGTATAAAGGTTTTAATTTGTTGACCTTCCTTAGCTTTAACCTTTAAGGTGGGTAACATAGAGCACAATTCATTAGAGAATGCATCCTCAAACGTCATCAGTAATAGCATCAAAAACAACCAAATGGTACATGAAAATCAACCATATAGATCTTCGTACCATTTTCAGCCCCAACAAAATTGGATGAACGGTAATTAATACACACACACGCACACACGATGCTGATAACTAtttctttttgtaattttgaattaattttcaTGTGTGAAACCAAATTGTATGACGAAGAAATTCATTCATTTTTCTTACATCATCGGTTCTGTTTTATTGTACATAGTTATGTAGATTTTGAAAGTTGCCAAACATCTCCTTAAAGACTACAATGAAcacattaaaattttatgtcGAACACCATGGTAGatctaataataaaataggataacaCCTTCACCATACTATGCTTCTACTTCCTTTCCTTCATGTCATGTATATGTCTCCTTGTCAATGTTCAGTTTTATGCATTGATGTCATGCTTTTTATCTGCCGTTTctaattcattttattttgtcttgTGATGACAtgatttgttttgttttgttgatGAGAATCATTGAAAATGGCTGCTTCATTATGCATATCCAAATGGTAAGCACATGAACTTCTATATTGGTGAGTAGATCATTACATATTAGGCTAAAAAAACTCATTATGATATACTTCGTGTTGAACATGGAATATATTTACTTGCACTATTCCTTGAAAAATGATTCACCTAATGCATAGGCTTatcttcttttcattttcttgctCATGCCTCCAGGTTTACTAAAATATTTCTACTTTGCCCAGTATCTCAGCAAATCAACCAACTATATTTGCAAACATAGATACTAATGTAGATACCTACAGTTTTGAAGAAGCAAGTATGCGATTTAATACATTTATCTCACTGTATCAACTGCCAAGCTTTAAGTGTtgtttatttgtatttttcaattttttggaatttataATATGTAATGAAGAACCTAGATGTATAATGTATAATGAATTTTATAGAAGCAGGATCACATTTGTGTAGCCAGATTAAAACATATCTAAATAAGTGAGTGAATACTTACTTTTACATGATATTGTAATTgagcattttttctttattagtttACTAATTAAGTTATGTTTTTTAGAGCTATTGAATAGCTAGAATAGGCATTTGATCAAGCCTAAGGCTTGGTTATTATTAGGTTAAACTTCAATACCTAATTTCTTTAAACATGGTTTGAACCTTTTAAACGTGTATAATTTTGATTAACTGATATATTTGTGTGTGTTATAATCTTTTAGTTCAatgactaaaataaaaaaataatgagatTTATTTTAGTACAGTGACAAAATTGGTTTTCTAACTAATATTCTGAGAAACATTAGCGACATACTCGTTGTTGATCATGGTGACAAATTAAAGATTCTATTGCGACTGAAACATTTATGAGATACCTATCGATTTGTCACTAGTTTAAAAGGAATTTGCGATAGTATTGATAGCAAATTAGTGATTACTTCGTAATTACTTTCTCATTTAAAATAGCTTTGGTTTAGCGACAAAATTCCTACAAATTTGATTAAGGATTTTCAAAGATTAGTTATAGATTTGCTACAAAATGTGACAGATTTGCGATTATATTAGCGTAGAACTTGTGACGAATTAGGTTCAAAAAAATCCTAGCTAATTAGCGTCAACTTAGCATTCTATTTTGTATACGAAGTTAGCTTGGATTTAGCGATGATTCTGTTGCAGTAGAGTTTGTCGCTAATTTGCTACTACCTTTTAGTGTATTTCTTCTATGGAATTAGCTTTTACTTTAGTGATGGATTTGTGACTATCTATTCGGTAGCAAAAAAACTTTTTAATGAATTAGCGACTATTGTGTTTGCCTCAATGATCTGCGACTTGTAATTAGTGAGGAAAGCATTAATTGCTAGGCGGTAGCTAATCCGtcacaaattatattttgtgTCAAATTAGTGATGATTTTACGACTATTTTTGTGGTAGTTAATCGGCCATATTCTTGTAGTGTTAAGGGAGAAAAGGAGTTATTCTTAATTTACCTTAGGAAAATTGGTATAAAGATAAAGAGGAGGAAGAAATTGACCAGAATAAAATTTTGATCTAAGTCTTGAAATTTGATGCACCAAGCTTCAAAGTTTCATGAACGTAGAGCTCTccctctttttctctctttctttctttgggAAATGATGAGAATGAAAGGTTGGTcaaaaagttaaattttagagataattattaaaaatagatatatttgatcacatatttttattttattagatcaAATAACTCATTTATCAAGTATACATGACACTGGTATCATACTTATTTCTTGCATTAAAATATCTGTAGATTATTCTGGAGTTGTAAAACTGATAAGAGAATATCGGTAATAACTCTTACCAGTTAAATATTTTATCAGTTGATCGTATAATCTCAAAAGACTACATTGGACTTTTAAGCTGTTGattgaattttaatattaaaatattcttattttataattatattattttattgtagaTTTAGGTCTAACTTGTTAGTATAAAACAAACCGTGGTATGCAAATATTGTGAGTTCTAATCACAGAAAATGCGAAAAgttattttatgaaaaaaatggGTTATTACATGCAAGGTTATGAGAACTGAACCGGCCATAAAACTGATTGAGTGACTAATTTAATGATTCAACAGTATAACCGGAGTCGAACTATAGTTgaagaataaattaataaattttttaaaaataaaactgaTGAAGCACTGAAGCAAGTAAGCAATGGCTAGAGAGGGAGGAACCGAAGAGTGCTTACCACTGAGGTGAGCAACGACGAGGTGACCGAAGAGGTGAGCAACAAGATGAGTGACGTGTGACGATGAGGTGGGTGGCACGAGTGACGTGCAACAGTGAGGTGGGCAATGCGCGCGACGGCGATGATGGAGGACTGGAGGACTGATGGTGGAGGACTAGaggtgtaacaccctaccacgctgagttttacgcttaagtcgtaaaacaaAGGTGTTATGGTATTACGACATCTAAAATAAAACGTGTATATGTAATAGCAGAAAGATTATAAtatactaggagccttgaagaatagaggaaataaAAATCGTGAAATAAAAGTGCAACGCTCAAGAAACAAGTTAACTTGCGTGTTAAGAAAGCTACAGCCATCAAACATAAGGTTATAAAAGTAGGAATAAAgtgccaaagatacaaaataacaagctcttAACTTAGcctgcgaagtcaagactggccggagaatatttacacacacacacacacacacacacacacacacatatatatacatatccaaaaTCCAAATGTACATAAACAAAGTTATgtctctccataaacctctaaaaggataaaaaagaataagttatgcagagagaaagctaagtacaCATATATACATCACTATACAACAAAATAACCCAGTAACTACTTCGCTTAAGGTGTCCAGATGCCTAATgagatgcctctcgacctgcatctgtaAAACAACAatatagtatggaatgagaactggaggttctcagtacggtaaaggtgccacacatataatatataaggtcctgggaatgccagaggcaatcctagaacgccgacactcagattatataGCATAAGGTATTTaacagaagccataaaaggtggttttCTAATAGTATCTAAGATtaacttaacttaaccttaaatctaaGTCCCATACCGCCATTCCTCCATACCTCCATCTTCGTCAGCATTTCACAGACAAATAAACAGATAAAGGcaagcacaagaaggttacaaatagtgcaggtaacaaatatacatttagCATGGCAAGTACGCTTAGGCACACCCAGTTAATGCACaaacaagtaattcaagtagTATGCAtgtgatgcatgcctgtcctatggctgatgaggctcatctgtcggttatccagccaacccgacaagtctgaaaaccttagactgtcccTCGACGTGCATCCctaagagtctatgcatagctttttctcaaataataagtattgctcaatgggggctaacattcccgggaatttataagtgcccggtcacccttacaTCGTAGGGTcgacagagtatcgagttttcaacctggtacacgtggtggcaaacTACGGTACTTTACCcagggaatctcgtatctcagatcatTTAATCATTCAAGCCAAGTATCATACATAATCATCCATAACATTATATAATCAATTTATCATTTTTCAGCTTTACTTCACCTCCAAGTTATCCCCATTTTCTAACTTCATATGATTATCAGGTGTAATACTACCATTTATGACTAAAggaatgaaaatagaggtttagaagttTGAAACAGggttttaaaactcaaaaatcatgtttgtTGGAATAgggggccacgcgtacgcgtggcttaCGTGTGCGCGTGGGAGTGTGAAACTGCAGCTTGCGAtcaagaaacctaaaccataccttgaccGATTCCCATGTAACGATCAAGGcaatttaattaaaatcaagACAGCCCCTCAAAAGCTCAATAAACTCTAGGCTcagcttcctccaagttccaatatttacaatttcaagctccaactatttattcacaacctaatacacatttatAACACATATATACCAATTTTAATACTCAAACCTCAAATTCagtgaaattaaaatataattatggttttctcaccttacccaagcttcacataagcaagagtgaacattttcctcaagctaattggattctaaaacatcaaaaattaaagaaattcaacatctctttcaatttttcgaaaattggggGAAAATAGTGGCTGAGATTAATTAATCGCTTACCTAAGAAATTATTCGATAGAAACATAGAGTTCGATGCGGTGGACGCATGGCTACAAACGGTGTGCCGATCGAAGCTCAGACGGAGAAGTTACGGGATTTTAAAATCACCGTAAGAGGGTTGGGAAATTTTTGTTTCTCTTCTCCCCTGGAAGCCTTCAGTTTTGTTTCTGTTGAAATGAGGGAGAGAAGGGCTTGGGTTCATTTAAAGGTTGGTCCGGTTGGACCGACGGGCCCGGTTTGGGCCCAGTTCAACTGGCtaggcccgttcggtccaattttggaccgttttcttcgaaattagtgtcaaaattctcgttttgatgatctctatcctaatttattacaatatttgcatttttaattttctttattagaaaataatttattgactaattatttactaatttaaccCGGTTTACAAGAGGCGTGATTTTACTGATGGTCAGGTGAAAGAGCAAAACCGGCGGCTTAGAATTTCCACAAATTAGTtccgttgtaagtatagttccaaGCCAACAAGTAATGCtcaaatcaaagtttaattttcaaattacaAAACATATAAATTGAGAGTAATTCAACCTCGGGTCATTCTTCCTAGGAATGCAATTGAAGTGTTACGCTTTTGGTTGTTAGGAGCCAAAAGAGTGGTTTCCAAATCAAAGAACAAAAGATTAAACGAACTaaggaataaaagaaataagCAATAATCAAAATTGGAAATTAATGCAAGTAAAAAGGCAACGAGATCAAAACTTGTGAAAATGCTAAGATATGCATAAAAGAGCCTTGACTTGGGAAATGAGAATCCAAGGAATCCTATCATCGCCaaattgaccttaatccataagtcctaacaaACTTACTAAACTAGTTGATAAAAAGCTAGcatcaatggaaacaagagtcaactaactacccaagaattatcactaaatgtcgaccattatgactctagtatcctaggaactcaaACCCCAAGCCAATGTGagaaaatatactaaaaaactagagttggcattttcacaaactcttGGTGGGCACAAAACTAAAACATGAGAATttgcaaaagaaaatggaaactAAAACCAACTATTcacaaaatcaacaataaacATCCAAACAAACATAAAGAAAGCATAAAACACTAAATTCATTaatcaaaacttcaagaaacCCAAATTGCAAATATAAACAAAGTAACCTGAACCAAGAgaacatgaaaataaaagacagtgtaattaaagagaaattgagaGTACTTACAATTAAAGAAGCAAAATCCGAAAATCAAAGCTTGCTATAAAGTGCTACAATGGAAATGGAAATGAAATAAAACCCTAAGAGAGCATTCTACTCTACACTACTGCTACTCCTAAAATTATGTTCTAAAACTAATAATAACTCCCTATTCACTAATGCCTTCATATGGcttcaatttttctttgataTTGCACTTCAATTCAGCCTCTAGCCTTCAAAATTTGGGCCAAAAGCCCTCAGAAATTACTCATCAcgtgtttcattaatgaaaccaCGTGCAGGATCCTGTGCATATGCACAGAtgcttgtgcgcacgcacacatgcTAATTTCttcttgtgcgcacgcacacatggctgtgtgtgcttttccttgttttcttcatgttttctcccttatacatgctttcttccacttttgacTAGCCAATCTTGCCTCAatgacctgaaatcactcacaaaacATATCACGACACCGAATGGCATGAAAGTGGAATTAAAATCACTAATTTAAGCAAAAAAAcacatgttttcacatttaggatcaaattagggatcaaacacaaaagtatgctattatagtgaataagtgtgagtttatgtgACGAAATCTATCCAAATCAAGCCAAAATATATCgaaaaatatggactcatcaatttttccacacttaaacaatagcatatcctcatgctaaaccaaacAAGGATAATGATCAAAGGGGTAACCAACTTattaaatgcaactatctatatgcatGCAAAGTATGTATATGCTAtctatatatatctatctatttATAGTATCCTATGATTGGTGAAAACAAACAATCAAATTTCTAAGCAAGAGTATAGACAATTAGGGCTAAGCAAGGAAATAATCCAATGCAAGCAAGATCTAAGGAATTGATTCAACTCATCAAGATGAAGTAACTTGCAAGAATTCATGATAAGAGAGGTGGAAACATAGAATTGTGTaattgaaccctcactaggtgtgtatacactctaatcactcggTGTTTTGGGTTTAATCACTCAAGTCtcctcctaatcatgctttcaaggatttgcttttcatctaacaatcaacaaacgAGTGATGTATgaatacaattatcatgaggactttatatggttgtaatggggctagggttaaggtgGGATAGATATGGCTAAGTAGactaaattgaattgaatccttgattagtttaAGTATCCAACTTAACCTATATCAATCCAATAACAAAAATATGCAATCCTAACTTcccatcatttttttttcacaaacatTCATGTATGCTTTTTTCATTTACATCATATATGCATTTCTTATTCATTTCTTTTCTCTTTGGGGTAacctttttttttgaaaatgaatATGATTTAATAGTTCATACATGAATGctcccatttttcaaaattttcaatgaaGTACCCAAAACAAACATTTTCATCCACTACcaatgttttccaaaatttccccacacttaaaaaaACACACTTCtcaacctaagctaatcaaggataaAATTCATGGTGGATCATGGTTTTCTGCTTAAGGTTGTAATGTGCTAATATCAAAGACAATGGAATAAATCAAGCTCAAAGGGTTAACAACGGTAGATGCAAAGGGTAGGCCATATGGGTTAAGTAagctttaataaaaaaatggcctcaatcatgctcAATGCAATCAAAACATCAATCATTGGAAATAAAGATTAAAGCAAAACTaagattacaatcataaaaGAGATATAACACACAATGAACAAAATTAGCGGTTAAAATATGTAACCACTCATCAAAGCTCAAAAAAACTCACAAGGTATTTGTTCTTTCCTCTTCTATGTTCCATAAAAATCATTCAAGCAAGTGTAAAAAccaattttccaaatcaattcaatagaatgcccttaaaacaaaattcttggaagttttgttgtttttcaccaaaattatttcctatatgtatgtatgtatattgTGATGGATACAAAGTTTCCAAAATTTCCTAGTTCTTTTCCTAATTTTCAACAATCAAAAGTTAACATGAACAATTAGGATCAAAATTGAGCTAGGCATATACTATTCACATTATCCATTCACAACCAATATCTATAATATATACCAAGCAAAACAAAGCTCAAAACCCATACatataaaacataattaaaaatgCAATGCTAAGGATAAACTAGAAGCAACTAATATAtacaaataaccaaaataaaaGTATGTACTGCATAAGTCAAAGTACTAAAAACATCCACAATAGTAtaataaagttaaaaataaactaaataaagaGTGTTCGGGAGAGAATGTTTACACCCAAAATCGTAGATCctctcccacacttaaatcatgcaCGGTCTTTCGT
This window contains:
- the LOC130975111 gene encoding plasma membrane ATPase-like; the encoded protein is MDPTNTENTNAANQNGNKQRRVLGSFSAPTADLYGKSIVVPPIIANNFELKSQLVTLVQQNLNSETPQKRGVLEVEAINALLAQNKLMSQQINLLTHQMGGMQISAINTQNPPQEVSYDMAGFRQETRASIKNLEIQMGQIATKIMTIEEMAGMDVLYSDKTLTLTLNKLIVDRNLIELFTKGVEKEYVILLTARASRTEYQYAIDAAIVGTFADPKEAHARIRGVHFLPFNPVDKRTTLTYIDFHGNWHRVSKGAPEQVKKPFATAKNDVRKKVHAVINKFAKHGLRSLGVARYIL